A stretch of Chitinophaga caeni DNA encodes these proteins:
- a CDS encoding glucose 1-dehydrogenase — MNSFKDKVILITGGNSGIGYATAKEFASAGAKVLITGRRKEAVERAAKELGATAFVSDQAKLPDTDALYREILKQYGKIDVLFINAGITGFGGLIEQADETNFDSVMNTNFKGAYFMLSKFIPLLNEGAAVVILSSIVASTYQANSSIYQASKAALNSIAKTAAAELADRKIRVNIVSPGPTRTSVLTKAGMDDAASEQLFDQLALNIPLKRTGTPDDIAKMVTFLASDATSFVTGAEFVIDGGMTI, encoded by the coding sequence ATGAATTCGTTTAAAGACAAAGTTATTTTAATTACTGGTGGAAACAGTGGCATCGGTTATGCCACGGCCAAAGAATTTGCTAGCGCCGGGGCAAAGGTGCTCATTACGGGAAGGAGGAAAGAAGCGGTTGAACGGGCTGCCAAGGAACTAGGCGCTACCGCATTCGTGTCCGATCAGGCCAAGTTGCCCGATACGGATGCCTTATACCGGGAAATACTAAAGCAGTATGGTAAAATTGATGTGTTATTTATCAACGCTGGGATTACCGGTTTCGGTGGATTGATCGAGCAAGCGGATGAGACAAATTTCGATAGCGTAATGAATACCAACTTCAAAGGTGCTTATTTCATGTTGAGTAAATTCATTCCATTGCTAAATGAAGGCGCTGCTGTCGTGATACTATCATCGATCGTGGCGTCAACATACCAGGCCAATAGCTCGATTTACCAAGCCAGTAAAGCGGCGCTCAATTCTATTGCCAAAACGGCTGCTGCTGAATTGGCGGATCGAAAAATCAGGGTAAATATTGTTAGTCCCGGTCCCACGAGGACTTCAGTATTAACGAAGGCAGGTATGGATGATGCGGCTTCAGAACAACTATTTGATCAACTGGCATTGAATATCCCGCTTAAAAGAACCGGCACCCCGGATGATATAGCAAAGATGGTGACTTTCCTGGCTAGCGATGCCACCAGTTTCGTAACGGGAGCCGAGTTTGTCATTGATGGGGGCATGACGATTTAA
- a CDS encoding SnoaL-like domain-containing protein encodes MNTVTTVKLSTQQIADRFHELAQKEQWFDIQDELFSEDVESIEPENSPYFKNAEGKATVKQKGMDWVKKVTTVHSARTSAPIVAGNIFCVSRFKDITVAGIGRFQLDQIMMYKVADGKITMERFFYDAPAR; translated from the coding sequence ATGAATACGGTAACAACAGTAAAACTATCGACCCAACAAATTGCGGACAGGTTTCACGAGCTGGCTCAAAAAGAGCAATGGTTCGATATCCAGGACGAGCTTTTTTCTGAAGATGTAGAAAGTATAGAACCGGAAAACTCCCCGTATTTTAAAAATGCCGAGGGGAAAGCAACTGTAAAACAGAAAGGTATGGACTGGGTTAAAAAGGTTACAACCGTACATAGCGCCCGCACCAGCGCGCCCATAGTAGCCGGAAATATATTCTGCGTCAGCAGGTTCAAGGACATTACCGTAGCAGGGATCGGGCGTTTCCAGTTGGATCAGATCATGATGTACAAGGTGGCAGACGGTAAAATTACCATGGAACGTTTTTTCTATGATGCTCCTGCCAGGTAG
- a CDS encoding RNA polymerase sigma-70 factor, with protein MGKREGIIRDSDQMLLEQFTAYFRLYENPLYNFALKTVQSEILARDIIQEVFIKLWSIRERFSQIDNMEDYLYRMVRNKVMDVLRQLANDRKLRTEYFNGHQWEDTNVYDTIVLKEYEVALSEAVSQLPPQRRIIYQLSHVEGKSRKEIASKLNISPSTVKNQLTAAMAYLRSVIKDHVKLF; from the coding sequence ATGGGAAAAAGGGAAGGTATTATACGGGATTCGGATCAAATGTTGTTGGAGCAATTCACGGCATATTTCCGCCTGTATGAGAACCCGCTTTATAATTTTGCCCTGAAAACCGTTCAATCTGAGATCCTTGCCAGGGATATTATCCAGGAAGTGTTTATTAAACTATGGTCGATCCGTGAGCGTTTCAGCCAGATCGATAACATGGAAGATTACCTATACCGTATGGTGCGTAATAAGGTGATGGATGTACTGCGCCAATTGGCCAATGACCGCAAACTGAGAACTGAATATTTTAACGGTCACCAATGGGAGGATACGAATGTATATGATACCATCGTCCTGAAAGAATACGAAGTGGCCCTTTCTGAGGCTGTTAGCCAACTGCCTCCGCAAAGGAGGATTATATACCAGTTGAGCCATGTAGAAGGTAAATCTAGGAAGGAAATTGCCAGCAAATTAAATATATCCCCATCTACCGTAAAGAACCAGTTAACCGCCGCCATGGCCTATCTCCGTAGCGTGATCAAGGATCATGTGAAATTATTTTAA
- a CDS encoding dienelactone hydrolase family protein yields MNKILLIVAALFTGLSAQAQQLKTVSYKDGNQQLNGLVTSNAGKNLPGVLILPAWKGIDDEARNAAIALEKEGYIAFVADIYGEGNTPADNGAASKIAGHYKSNFKAYQHRISLALEQLKKAGAIPGKIAVIGYCFGGTGALEAARGALPVVGIVSIHGGLGKAADRENGPIKTKMLIENGAEDGGVTPEVVANLTKEMNDGNADWQMITYANCKHTFTNPESPDYNEIMAKRAWAHTLMFLHEVLK; encoded by the coding sequence ATGAATAAAATACTTTTAATCGTGGCAGCACTATTTACTGGGCTTTCAGCTCAAGCCCAACAGCTAAAAACAGTGAGCTACAAAGACGGTAATCAACAATTAAATGGCCTGGTTACCTCCAATGCGGGCAAAAATTTACCCGGCGTTTTGATCCTCCCAGCCTGGAAAGGCATCGACGACGAAGCCAGAAATGCCGCCATAGCATTAGAAAAAGAAGGATACATTGCCTTCGTGGCAGATATTTACGGCGAAGGAAATACCCCTGCCGACAATGGCGCTGCTTCCAAGATAGCGGGTCATTATAAAAGCAATTTTAAAGCTTACCAACACAGGATTTCCTTAGCATTGGAACAATTGAAAAAAGCGGGCGCTATACCGGGTAAAATAGCTGTAATAGGCTATTGCTTCGGTGGAACGGGAGCTTTAGAAGCAGCTCGCGGCGCACTTCCTGTAGTGGGAATCGTTTCTATTCACGGCGGTTTAGGGAAAGCTGCCGACCGGGAAAATGGCCCTATCAAAACAAAAATGTTGATAGAAAACGGTGCAGAAGATGGTGGCGTGACACCCGAAGTAGTTGCGAACCTAACTAAAGAAATGAACGATGGCAACGCCGACTGGCAAATGATTACCTATGCAAATTGTAAACATACATTCACGAATCCAGAATCACCTGATTATAACGAAATCATGGCCAAGAGAGCCTGGGCTCATACGCTGATGTTTTTGCATGAAGTATTAAAATAA
- a CDS encoding GNAT family N-acetyltransferase, which yields MNELSFRIRREEPGDIDRIDYVTRAAFAGAAHSSKTEHFILKALRERGELHLSIVMENEGGHIVGHVAVSPVCIPGFEGHSWYGLGPVSVLPGVQGIGIGAALIKAALKELKGQGAEGCVVLGDPGYYARFGFVRDPGLSYPGVPPEYFQVLSFGKRIPVGTVLYSEAFNARG from the coding sequence ATGAATGAGTTATCATTTAGGATTAGGAGGGAAGAGCCGGGAGATATTGATCGGATAGATTACGTTACACGCGCCGCTTTTGCCGGGGCGGCGCACTCCAGTAAAACTGAACATTTTATTTTGAAAGCTTTAAGGGAGCGGGGAGAATTGCACTTGTCAATCGTGATGGAGAACGAAGGCGGCCATATTGTCGGGCATGTAGCGGTATCTCCTGTATGTATTCCGGGGTTTGAAGGGCATTCATGGTACGGTTTGGGACCGGTATCTGTACTACCCGGTGTGCAAGGGATCGGGATAGGCGCTGCATTAATAAAAGCCGCTTTGAAGGAATTGAAAGGACAAGGCGCCGAGGGTTGCGTGGTTTTAGGGGATCCCGGTTATTATGCCAGGTTTGGATTTGTCAGGGATCCGGGTTTGTCTTATCCCGGTGTTCCCCCGGAGTATTTCCAAGTATTAAGTTTTGGCAAAAGGATACCCGTAGGAACGGTTTTATACTCGGAAGCCTTTAATGCCCGGGGCTAA
- a CDS encoding TolC family protein — protein MLRKYIYHSLGIACLVLCFTSCKIPGITGKTENKTVPASYNGSRDSANIAATNWREYFTDPYLVALIDTALHNNQELNITLQEIAIARNEVRASKGEYLPSVGLRAGAGVDKVARYTSRGASEATTDIKPGKEMPDPLGDLLIGLYANWEVDVWKKLHNAKKAALGRYLASVEGKNFMVTNLIAEIANAYYELLALDNQLDIVKRNVGIQSSALEIVRAQKEATEVTELAVRKFEAEVLKTKSLQFDIQQQITETENEINFLLGRYPQTIARDKDAFNTASIEQLKAGLPSQLLANRPDVKQAELELVAAKLDVKVARARFYPSVGISAGIGYQAFNPSYLFKTPESLLYSLAGDLAAPLINRNAIKAAYSSANAKQIQAVYHYEQTLLNAYIEVANQLAKIGNLSQSYNLKSKQVDALTQSIDISNELFKSARADYMEVLMTQRDALESKFELIETRKAQMNAKVNIYRALGGGWK, from the coding sequence ATGTTGAGAAAATACATTTATCATAGCCTGGGTATTGCTTGCCTGGTGTTGTGTTTCACATCTTGTAAGATCCCCGGCATTACAGGGAAAACAGAGAACAAAACGGTACCTGCGAGCTATAACGGCTCGCGGGATTCTGCCAATATCGCGGCAACGAATTGGCGCGAATATTTTACGGATCCATACCTGGTAGCATTAATCGATACCGCCCTGCATAACAACCAGGAATTAAATATCACCTTGCAGGAAATAGCAATCGCCAGGAATGAAGTGAGGGCCAGTAAAGGGGAATATTTACCATCCGTAGGGCTTCGTGCCGGTGCAGGCGTTGACAAGGTTGCCCGTTATACTAGCCGCGGCGCCAGCGAAGCCACAACCGATATCAAACCGGGAAAGGAAATGCCCGATCCGCTGGGTGATCTTTTGATCGGCCTATATGCTAACTGGGAGGTGGATGTTTGGAAAAAATTGCATAATGCTAAGAAGGCGGCCCTGGGCCGGTACCTCGCTTCCGTGGAAGGGAAAAACTTCATGGTGACTAACTTGATCGCGGAAATAGCCAATGCTTATTACGAATTGTTGGCGCTCGATAATCAACTGGATATCGTTAAAAGAAACGTCGGCATTCAATCCAGTGCTTTAGAAATCGTGAGGGCGCAAAAGGAAGCTACGGAAGTGACCGAATTGGCCGTTCGTAAATTCGAAGCGGAAGTGCTGAAAACAAAAAGTTTACAATTCGATATACAACAGCAAATCACCGAAACGGAGAACGAGATCAATTTTTTGCTGGGTCGTTACCCGCAAACCATTGCTCGTGATAAAGATGCATTTAACACGGCCTCTATCGAGCAATTGAAAGCCGGGTTGCCATCGCAATTATTGGCGAACCGGCCGGATGTAAAGCAGGCGGAACTGGAGCTGGTCGCTGCAAAGTTAGACGTGAAAGTTGCCCGCGCAAGGTTCTATCCTTCCGTAGGAATTTCCGCCGGGATCGGTTACCAGGCTTTCAATCCTTCCTACCTGTTTAAAACACCGGAATCCTTGCTATACTCATTGGCCGGCGATTTGGCGGCGCCGTTGATTAACAGGAACGCCATTAAAGCCGCGTATTCCTCCGCGAATGCCAAGCAAATTCAAGCGGTATATCATTATGAACAAACTTTGTTAAATGCTTATATCGAAGTGGCGAACCAGTTGGCTAAAATCGGCAACCTCTCCCAAAGCTACAACCTGAAATCCAAGCAGGTCGACGCTTTAACCCAGTCCATCGATATCTCCAACGAGCTGTTTAAATCGGCGCGTGCAGATTATATGGAAGTATTAATGACGCAAAGAGATGCTTTAGAGTCGAAGTTTGAATTGATTGAAACCCGCAAAGCGCAGATGAATGCCAAGGTAAATATTTACCGCGCATTAGGTGGCGGATGGAAATAA
- a CDS encoding alpha/beta fold hydrolase, giving the protein MMTNWISATCEANNIRIHYTRTGGNKPPLILLHGLMTNGLCWSDLAGKLEQDYDVIMPDARGHGLSSQPNGKYRYGDLAEDINGLINALQLTKPSLLGHSMGGMTAAVLAGMEPAMLGGLILADPTFLSPRMQQEVYSSNVFDQHRQMLTMSFEEIVADGRRRHPQRPLHIIETFARARLQTCMDALDILRPPNPDYKELVRHMKIPGLLIYGDKGVVNTILATELRILNPHLAVEQIPGARHALHLDQPELFYKAIKSFFDAIETRHIH; this is encoded by the coding sequence ATGATGACGAATTGGATTTCTGCGACCTGCGAAGCAAATAATATAAGGATACATTATACCAGGACGGGCGGCAATAAACCACCCTTAATTTTATTACATGGCTTAATGACCAACGGCCTTTGTTGGAGCGATTTGGCAGGCAAACTCGAACAAGATTATGATGTCATTATGCCGGATGCGCGCGGGCATGGCTTGTCGAGTCAACCAAACGGCAAGTACCGCTACGGGGATCTTGCCGAAGATATTAACGGTTTAATAAATGCTTTGCAGCTTACTAAACCATCATTGCTCGGTCATTCGATGGGTGGAATGACCGCTGCTGTACTGGCCGGCATGGAACCTGCAATGCTCGGCGGGCTGATCTTGGCAGATCCCACGTTTTTAAGTCCCCGGATGCAACAAGAAGTTTACAGCAGCAATGTTTTTGATCAACACCGGCAGATGCTTACCATGAGCTTTGAAGAAATAGTGGCCGATGGGAGAAGGCGGCACCCGCAACGGCCCCTGCATATAATTGAAACATTTGCCAGGGCGCGTTTGCAAACCTGTATGGATGCACTGGATATATTAAGGCCACCTAATCCAGACTATAAGGAATTGGTGCGTCATATGAAAATCCCGGGCTTGCTGATATATGGAGATAAAGGTGTTGTTAACACAATTTTAGCAACAGAATTACGAATATTGAACCCTCACCTGGCAGTGGAGCAAATTCCTGGTGCCCGCCACGCGCTGCATTTAGATCAGCCTGAGCTGTTTTATAAGGCCATAAAATCCTTTTTTGATGCTATCGAAACCCGGCACATCCATTGA
- a CDS encoding efflux RND transporter periplasmic adaptor subunit: MKRIVMLMGLCALLYNTGCKSEKEEVKEGETNYLVTTPLKIDTSVAKEYIAQIRSVRNIELRAMEKGYLQNIYVDEGQHVKAGQTLFKIMPKVYEAEMEKAEAEANAAEIELQNTKSLADKNIVSKNELAMAEAKLKKANAELALSKVHLAFTDIKAPFDGIIDRLPLKLGSLVDEGELLTSLSDNSQMFAYFNVSEPEYLNYQAALTGSNAKTPVNLIMSNSQLFKHPGVVQTIEGEFNNETGNIAFRAIFPNPERLLRHGETGKVQMVVSLKDALVIPQKATYEIQDKKYVFLVDKNNVVKSKEIHVIAEMPDLFVLGDELKEGDKILLEGVQKVRDEDKITYKFQDPKQVISHLRLKAE; this comes from the coding sequence ATGAAGAGAATTGTCATGCTCATGGGCTTATGTGCCTTGTTGTACAATACAGGCTGCAAATCGGAAAAGGAAGAAGTGAAAGAAGGGGAAACCAATTACCTGGTAACCACTCCCCTTAAAATTGATACTTCCGTAGCAAAGGAGTATATCGCGCAAATCCGTTCGGTTAGGAATATCGAACTGAGGGCAATGGAAAAAGGTTACTTGCAAAACATTTACGTCGATGAAGGGCAACATGTAAAAGCCGGGCAAACGCTGTTTAAAATTATGCCTAAAGTTTACGAGGCGGAGATGGAAAAGGCTGAAGCGGAAGCTAATGCCGCTGAAATTGAATTGCAAAATACCAAGTCACTCGCGGATAAGAACATCGTTTCCAAAAATGAACTGGCCATGGCGGAAGCCAAGCTGAAAAAGGCAAATGCGGAATTAGCTCTTTCGAAGGTGCACCTGGCTTTTACCGATATCAAGGCGCCGTTCGATGGTATCATCGACCGTTTGCCGCTCAAGCTGGGCAGCCTTGTAGACGAAGGGGAATTGTTGACCAGCCTTTCTGATAACAGCCAGATGTTCGCTTATTTCAACGTTTCCGAACCGGAGTATCTCAATTATCAAGCTGCTTTGACCGGTAGCAATGCTAAAACGCCCGTGAACTTAATCATGTCCAACAGCCAGTTGTTCAAGCACCCAGGTGTTGTACAAACAATAGAGGGAGAATTTAATAATGAAACGGGCAATATCGCTTTCCGCGCCATTTTCCCGAACCCCGAAAGGTTGCTCAGGCATGGAGAAACCGGTAAAGTGCAAATGGTCGTATCATTAAAAGATGCCCTCGTGATCCCGCAAAAAGCTACTTACGAAATCCAGGATAAAAAGTATGTATTCTTGGTCGATAAAAACAATGTTGTAAAGTCCAAGGAAATTCATGTAATCGCGGAAATGCCGGATCTGTTTGTCTTGGGCGATGAATTGAAAGAGGGCGATAAGATACTGCTCGAAGGTGTACAGAAGGTGAGGGATGAGGATAAGATTACTTATAAATTCCAGGATCCCAAGCAGGTCATCTCACATTTAAGATTGAAAGCGGAATAG
- a CDS encoding efflux RND transporter permease subunit, translated as MFKNFIKRPVLSIIISLVIVFLGVLCITQLPVTQFPAISPPTVKVSAEYPGANGELLVKTVIIPLERAINGVAGMKYMTSDATNTGEANIQIIFDLGTDPNQAALNVQNRIAKVLNKLPPLVIREGLLTSLEQPAMLMYVNLYSKDKNTDERFLYNYADINILPELKRLKGIGNARILGTREYSMRIWLKPDRMTAYKISAEEIMKSLGEQSLEASPGKTGESSGKRSQAFEYVMKYSGRYSTKEEYENIILRSNPDGELLRLKDVADIEFGSLFYDIYSNLNGKPSAALVLKQLYGSNASQVISEVKETLAKLKKTSFPPGMNYEISYDVSKFLDASIEKVIHTLVEAFILVGIVVFLFLGDWRSTLIPTLAVPVSLVGTFMFMKFFGLTLNLITLFALVLAIGIVVDNAIVVIEAVHAKMEEDHLSPYKATKRVVHEISGAVIAITFLMAAVFIPVAFMSGPVGIFYRQFSITMATSIVLSGLVALTLTPALCAMILKNNHGKPRKRTPINRLLDAFNRWFERVTGRYTNLLNRIVKRRTVTFGLLIAFCAATYFLGSTVPSGFIPTEDQGMIYGIIQAPPGSSLERTNEISERLQKIAEKIEGVQSVSSLAGYEVLTEGTGSNSGTCLINLEDWSERKQSAEEIIRELEEKSKDIPGATIEFFQPPAVPGYGAAGGFDLRLLDKTGTSDYKKFEKVNKDFVDALNKRKELTAIFSFYSASYPQYMLKIDNEAAQQKGVTIANAMQTLSTLVGSNYETSFIRYGRLYKVMVQAAPQYRALPEDILKLYVKNDKEEMVPLSAFMKMEKIYGLNEITRYNMYTSSAIKGSPAQGYSSGEAIEAIKEVAKETLPRGYDIDWGGITKDEIGRGNEAIYIFLICLAFVYMVLAAQYESFILPFSVILSLPTGVFGSFFLLKLMGLENNIYAQVGLVMLIGLLGKNAVLIVEFAVQKHRAGATVFRAAVDGAKVRFRPILMTSFAFIAGLIPLVFASGPGAVGNSTIGAAAAGGMLFGTIFGVIIVPGLYYVFGSIAEKRKLIKDEEENPLTELIDHNVEKIHLS; from the coding sequence ATGTTTAAGAATTTTATCAAAAGGCCAGTCCTTTCTATCATCATATCCCTGGTGATCGTATTCCTGGGAGTGCTGTGCATTACCCAGCTTCCCGTAACACAGTTCCCGGCTATTTCCCCGCCAACGGTTAAAGTTTCGGCGGAATATCCCGGGGCCAACGGCGAACTGTTGGTAAAAACGGTAATCATCCCCTTGGAAAGAGCCATTAACGGCGTTGCCGGGATGAAATACATGACTTCCGATGCCACCAATACGGGTGAAGCGAATATCCAGATCATTTTCGATCTCGGTACGGATCCCAACCAGGCGGCATTGAACGTACAGAACCGCATCGCCAAAGTATTGAATAAACTACCGCCCCTGGTAATCCGGGAAGGTTTGTTGACGAGCTTGGAACAACCGGCCATGTTGATGTATGTCAACCTTTACAGCAAGGATAAAAATACCGATGAACGTTTCCTGTATAACTATGCTGATATCAATATTCTACCCGAACTCAAAAGGTTGAAAGGTATCGGTAACGCGCGCATACTGGGTACACGGGAATATTCGATGCGTATCTGGTTGAAACCCGACCGGATGACTGCATACAAGATTTCTGCCGAAGAGATCATGAAGTCTTTAGGTGAACAGAGCTTGGAAGCATCTCCCGGTAAAACGGGTGAGAGCTCCGGTAAACGCTCGCAGGCTTTCGAATATGTAATGAAATATTCCGGGCGCTACAGCACCAAGGAAGAATATGAAAATATTATCCTGCGCTCCAACCCTGATGGGGAGCTGCTCCGGTTGAAGGATGTTGCTGATATCGAGTTCGGTAGCTTGTTCTACGATATTTATTCTAACCTGAATGGTAAACCTTCCGCGGCCCTGGTGTTAAAACAACTGTACGGAAGTAATGCCAGCCAGGTGATTAGCGAAGTAAAGGAAACCTTGGCGAAGTTGAAGAAAACTTCTTTCCCGCCCGGTATGAATTACGAGATCAGTTACGATGTGTCCAAGTTCTTAGATGCATCGATAGAAAAGGTAATCCATACCTTGGTGGAAGCCTTTATCTTGGTAGGTATCGTAGTATTCCTGTTCCTCGGTGATTGGCGCTCAACCCTGATCCCGACGCTGGCCGTACCGGTGTCCCTGGTCGGAACTTTCATGTTCATGAAGTTCTTCGGGTTAACGCTGAACCTGATCACGTTGTTTGCGCTGGTTTTGGCCATCGGTATCGTGGTGGATAACGCGATCGTAGTAATCGAGGCCGTCCATGCGAAGATGGAAGAGGATCACTTATCGCCGTATAAAGCAACGAAGCGGGTCGTACATGAAATCAGCGGCGCCGTTATCGCGATCACGTTCTTAATGGCGGCGGTATTTATTCCCGTGGCGTTCATGTCGGGCCCTGTAGGTATATTTTACCGCCAGTTCTCGATCACGATGGCAACTTCTATCGTGTTGTCGGGTTTGGTGGCGCTCACGTTAACGCCTGCACTGTGCGCGATGATCCTGAAAAATAATCATGGCAAGCCGAGGAAACGTACGCCGATTAACAGGTTGCTGGATGCTTTCAACAGGTGGTTCGAGCGGGTAACGGGTCGTTATACCAATCTATTGAACCGTATCGTGAAACGTCGCACCGTTACATTCGGTTTGCTGATTGCTTTCTGTGCTGCTACTTATTTCCTGGGTAGTACCGTGCCGTCCGGTTTCATCCCGACAGAAGACCAAGGTATGATCTACGGGATCATCCAGGCGCCACCGGGATCTTCGCTTGAAAGGACGAACGAGATCTCTGAAAGGTTGCAGAAGATCGCTGAGAAGATAGAAGGGGTGCAATCTGTTTCTTCCCTGGCCGGTTACGAGGTATTAACGGAAGGTACCGGCTCCAATTCCGGTACTTGCTTGATTAACCTGGAAGACTGGTCCGAAAGAAAGCAATCCGCGGAAGAAATCATCCGCGAGTTGGAAGAAAAATCCAAGGACATTCCCGGTGCAACGATCGAATTTTTCCAACCGCCGGCAGTGCCCGGCTACGGTGCAGCAGGTGGTTTCGATTTACGTTTGCTCGATAAAACGGGTACCAGCGATTATAAGAAATTCGAAAAAGTGAACAAAGATTTCGTAGATGCCCTGAATAAACGTAAGGAGCTGACCGCGATTTTCTCGTTCTACAGCGCCAGTTACCCGCAGTACATGCTGAAAATCGATAACGAGGCCGCGCAACAGAAAGGCGTCACCATCGCCAACGCGATGCAAACCCTTTCTACATTGGTCGGCAGTAACTACGAAACCAGTTTTATCCGCTACGGTCGGCTGTACAAAGTAATGGTACAAGCTGCTCCGCAGTACCGTGCCCTGCCGGAAGATATCCTGAAGTTATACGTGAAGAATGATAAAGAAGAAATGGTGCCTTTATCGGCATTCATGAAGATGGAGAAGATTTACGGGTTGAATGAAATCACCCGTTATAATATGTACACCTCATCGGCTATTAAAGGTTCTCCGGCACAGGGTTACAGCAGTGGCGAAGCCATCGAGGCGATTAAAGAAGTTGCCAAAGAAACTTTGCCCCGTGGTTACGATATCGATTGGGGTGGTATCACCAAGGATGAAATTGGCCGCGGTAATGAAGCGATTTACATCTTCTTGATTTGCTTGGCTTTCGTGTACATGGTTTTGGCGGCGCAATACGAGAGCTTCATCTTACCCTTCTCCGTCATCTTATCTTTACCGACCGGGGTTTTCGGTTCATTCTTCCTGCTGAAGTTGATGGGGCTCGAAAATAACATCTACGCGCAGGTAGGTTTGGTGATGCTGATCGGTTTACTCGGTAAAAACGCGGTCTTGATCGTGGAGTTCGCGGTGCAAAAGCACAGGGCCGGGGCCACGGTATTCCGTGCTGCCGTAGACGGCGCCAAGGTGCGTTTCCGCCCGATCCTGATGACTTCCTTCGCCTTTATCGCCGGTTTGATACCATTGGTTTTTGCTTCCGGTCCCGGTGCGGTAGGTAATAGTACCATCGGTGCCGCGGCGGCTGGCGGTATGTTGTTCGGTACCATTTTCGGCGTCATCATCGTACCCGGCTTGTATTATGTATTCGGATCGATCGCTGAAAAACGTAAACTGATCAAAGATGAAGAAGAGAATCCATTAACTGAATTAATTGACCATAATGTTGAGAAAATACATTTATCATAG
- a CDS encoding pyridoxal phosphate-dependent aminotransferase — translation MQPNRRQWLQQIGLGTLALGLSSLESFAAPANNEGKSRSLAPSDVIRLSSNENPYGPSPMARSAMIENMMKSNRYNWDITSELMKAIADKNNLPGENILVTAGSTEILNLLAVYYSMQKGNFVIADPSFTNWTNIAVQQGLTKIAVPLDENKRNDLDAMQSKITGETRFVYICNPNNPTATIVDATKLRDFIREAAKKTMVVVDEAYLEFTEEPSVCDMVKDIKNLIVIRTFSKIYGMAGARVGYAMAHPDTIDALLKLKVWPNGDISVMSRVGAMAALKDKDFFNDCNIKNNAARAYTVSQLQSKGLHCIPSYTNFIYFSLKEYEHDFFDVLKINKIQGTGIYEQEGKWTRITVGTMEEMQRFISVI, via the coding sequence ATGCAACCCAATAGAAGACAATGGCTTCAACAAATAGGACTGGGAACGTTGGCTTTAGGTCTTTCCAGTTTAGAATCTTTTGCTGCACCGGCAAATAACGAGGGGAAAAGCCGCAGTTTAGCCCCTTCGGATGTCATCCGCTTAAGTTCAAACGAAAATCCATACGGTCCATCCCCGATGGCCAGGAGCGCCATGATCGAGAATATGATGAAAAGTAATCGCTATAATTGGGACATTACCTCCGAATTAATGAAAGCGATTGCCGATAAAAATAACTTACCCGGGGAAAATATTCTTGTCACGGCAGGATCTACAGAGATTTTAAACTTGTTAGCCGTTTATTATTCCATGCAAAAAGGGAATTTTGTCATTGCGGATCCTTCCTTTACTAATTGGACGAACATTGCTGTACAGCAAGGATTGACAAAAATTGCCGTGCCGCTAGATGAAAATAAACGCAATGACCTGGATGCGATGCAGTCGAAGATCACGGGAGAAACAAGATTTGTTTATATCTGTAATCCGAATAATCCCACCGCAACGATCGTAGATGCCACGAAATTGAGAGATTTTATCCGGGAGGCAGCAAAGAAAACAATGGTTGTTGTAGATGAAGCCTACCTGGAGTTTACCGAAGAACCATCTGTTTGTGATATGGTAAAGGACATAAAAAATTTAATCGTCATCAGGACCTTCTCTAAAATATACGGCATGGCTGGCGCAAGGGTTGGTTACGCGATGGCGCATCCCGATACAATCGATGCCCTCCTCAAGCTTAAAGTATGGCCTAACGGCGATATCAGCGTGATGTCGAGAGTAGGTGCGATGGCAGCGTTAAAGGACAAGGATTTTTTTAATGACTGTAATATAAAAAATAACGCGGCACGTGCTTATACGGTATCACAGTTGCAATCCAAGGGTTTACATTGCATACCTTCTTACACGAACTTCATTTATTTTTCATTGAAAGAATATGAACATGACTTTTTTGACGTATTGAAGATTAATAAAATACAAGGAACTGGAATCTATGAGCAAGAAGGGAAATGGACTCGCATTACAGTAGGCACCATGGAAGAGATGCAACGTTTTATATCGGTGATTTAG